One segment of Triticum aestivum cultivar Chinese Spring chromosome 2A, IWGSC CS RefSeq v2.1, whole genome shotgun sequence DNA contains the following:
- the LOC123190596 gene encoding uncharacterized protein isoform X3 gives MLALLAAIDLQGGAPCWTLPSPTLLVLLRRYECPVTCAQVSREVELPMLDLQDVLWSRTALCRGSRLERLLLLPLPLADSGMKVNKWEYMKHYILSQGEDGACSVMMPPAPTTSSTTTTMMTTSSNVRKEGR, from the exons ATGCTAGCGCTCCTCGCCGCCATCGACCTGCAAGGAGGAGCGCCGTGTTGGACGCTGCCATCTCCGACGCTGCTGGTACTCCTCCGCCGCTACGAGTGCCCCGTCACCTGCGCCCAGGTCAGCCGCGAAGTCGAGCTCCCCATGCTTGACCTGCAAG ATGTACTGTGGTCAAGAACTGCTCTCTGCCGCGGGAGTAGATTGGAaaggctgctgctgctgccactaccACTCGCCGATTCGGGCATG AAAGTTAACAAGTGGGAGTACATGAAGCACTACATTTTAAGTCAAGGAGAAGATGGTGCCTGCTCCGTGATGATGCCACCAGCACCTACGACTTCCTCGACCACCACCACCATGATGACGACTTCCTCGAACGTG AGAAAAGAGGGGAGATGA
- the LOC123190596 gene encoding uncharacterized protein isoform X2: MLALLAAIDLQGGAPCWTLPSPTLLVLLRRYECPVTCAQVSREVELPMLDLQDVLWSRTALCRGSRLERLLLLPLPLADSGMKVNKWEYMKHYILSQGEDGACSVMMPPAPTTSSTTTTMMTTSSNVMMIRMIDKEEMFHRLAN, encoded by the exons ATGCTAGCGCTCCTCGCCGCCATCGACCTGCAAGGAGGAGCGCCGTGTTGGACGCTGCCATCTCCGACGCTGCTGGTACTCCTCCGCCGCTACGAGTGCCCCGTCACCTGCGCCCAGGTCAGCCGCGAAGTCGAGCTCCCCATGCTTGACCTGCAAG ATGTACTGTGGTCAAGAACTGCTCTCTGCCGCGGGAGTAGATTGGAaaggctgctgctgctgccactaccACTCGCCGATTCGGGCATG AAAGTTAACAAGTGGGAGTACATGAAGCACTACATTTTAAGTCAAGGAGAAGATGGTGCCTGCTCCGTGATGATGCCACCAGCACCTACGACTTCCTCGACCACCACCACCATGATGACGACTTCCTCGAACGTG ATGATGATCAGGATGATTGACAAGGAAGAAATGTTCCATAGGCTTGCTAACTGA
- the LOC123190596 gene encoding uncharacterized protein isoform X4: MLALLAAIDLQGGAPCWTLPSPTLLVLLRRYECPVTCAQVSREVELPMLDLQDVLWSRTALCRGSRLERLLLLPLPLADSGMKVNKWEYMKHYILSQGEDGACSVMMPPAPTTSSTTTTMMTTSSNVRGR; this comes from the exons ATGCTAGCGCTCCTCGCCGCCATCGACCTGCAAGGAGGAGCGCCGTGTTGGACGCTGCCATCTCCGACGCTGCTGGTACTCCTCCGCCGCTACGAGTGCCCCGTCACCTGCGCCCAGGTCAGCCGCGAAGTCGAGCTCCCCATGCTTGACCTGCAAG ATGTACTGTGGTCAAGAACTGCTCTCTGCCGCGGGAGTAGATTGGAaaggctgctgctgctgccactaccACTCGCCGATTCGGGCATG AAAGTTAACAAGTGGGAGTACATGAAGCACTACATTTTAAGTCAAGGAGAAGATGGTGCCTGCTCCGTGATGATGCCACCAGCACCTACGACTTCCTCGACCACCACCACCATGATGACGACTTCCTCGAACGTG CGAGGCAGGTGA